The Streptomyces puniciscabiei genomic interval TGGACACGCCCCGATGCCGGGGCCCGCCACCGCTCTCCGCGACCCCGCCCACTCCGTGCCGTGCCGTCACGGCCCGCCAGGCCCGGGCCGGCCACGGGCCCCTACACCCTCTCCCGCGCCGTCTCCCTGGGCTGCTGCGGCTGTGCATGGGCGCGGCGTTCGCGCAGGTCGGCGAAGGCCAGGCAGAGGGCCAGCAGGATGATGCCGACCGAGGTGAGCAGGCCGTACTGGAGCGCGGTCGCGGGGCTGCCATGGGTGGCCAGACGGGCGAAGTACACCGAGCCCACCACGGCGACACCGGCCGCCGAGCCGATGCGCTGCGCGGTCTGCAGTACGCCGCCCGCGGCCCCGCCCCGCCGTACGGGCACGAGGGACAGGGTGAGCGTGGTGTTGGGGGAGATGGTCAGGCCGGAGCCGATGCCGGCGAGGAGCAGCGGGACAGCGGCCGCCCAGGCCACGCCCCGCCCCGGTACCCAGTGCACGGCCGCGACGACCCCCAGCATCCCCGCCGCCACCGTGCACAGCCCGGCGATGACCAGCCTGCGCCCGAAGCGCACCACCAGTCGGCCGCCCACTGCGGCACCGGCCGCCGAGCCCGCCGCGAACGGCATGGACGACAGGCCCGCCGCCAGCGCGCCGTAGCCCATGCCGTTCTGCAGAAACAGCGTGTAGACGAAGAACAGCGTCGTGAAGCCGCCGAAGTACACCAGGCTCAGCAGCACGCCCAGTGAGAAGGAGCGCAGCGAGAAGAGCCGCAGGTCGACCAGCGGTGCCCGGTCGCGCCGTCCCTGGCGCCGCTCCCACGCCCAGAACGCGGCGAGCAGGCCGGCGCCCACCGGGAGCAGGGCCCACTTCAGCCGTCCTTGCCACTGCTGTTCCTGCACCAGGGGCAGCAGCAGGGCGAGCACACCCGAGCCGAGGAGCACGACACCCGGCACGTCGAAGTACTCACGCCGTCCCGGTGAACGGGGGGAGCGGGGCAGCAGCCGCAGCGCCGCGCAGAAGGCAGCCGCCCCGATGGGCAGGTTGACGTAGAACACCCAGCGCCAGGCGTCGGGGCCACCGACCGCCTGGATCAGCAGGCCGCCCGCGAGCGGGCCGACCGCCGTGGAGATGCCGATGGTGCTGCCCATCATGCCGAACGCGCGGGCTCGCTCCGCGCCCTGGAACATCTGCTGGATCAGCGCCGAGGTCTGCGGTGCGATCAGGCCCGCCGAGGCCCCCTGGACCAGCCGGAACAGCACCAGCCAGGCCGCGCCGGTGGACAGCCCGCAGGCCGCCGAGGCGAGCGTGAACAGCGCGAGCCCGGTCAGGAAGGTCTGGCGCCGCCCGCGCATGTCGCCGAGCCGCCCCGCCGGGACCAGGGTGAGGCCGAGGGTGAGGGCGTAGCCGGACATCACCCACGACAGCTCGGCCGGGCTGGCGCCCAGTCCGTGCTCCACCGAGGGCAGCGCCACGTTCACGATCGAGGTGTCCAGCAAGGTCATGAAGGCCGCGGTCAGGCAGACGGCGAGCGCTTGCCACCGTCGGTCGTGCGGGGCCGGCCCGGCCCGGTCTGTGGTCATGGGATCACGCTAGGCAGCCACCGCCGCGGGCGCACGGCAGGAACCACCACGGCGGGACGGCCTGCCCCACCCTCGCCGCCAGGAACTCACCGACCCGGGCGGGCGGTGCCTCCTTGCTCCGGACGGGTGCCCCGGCGCCAGGCTCAGCCGGACCGCGCCGTGGCCCGGCCCCCACGCTGAGCAGGCCCGCGCCGTGGCCCAGCCCCCACGCTCAGGCGGTGAGTGCCGTGGCCCGGAGCCACGCGTAGGCCGACTGGGCGGTGAACTCCGTCTGGCCGCCCCGCAACAGCAGGCTCGCGGTGGCGAACTCGGGCAGGTCGGCCTGGGCGGCCACGTAGGGGACGGCGATGCAGCGCATGCCGGCCGCGTGGGCGGCGGCCGCGCCAGGCGCCGCGTCCTCGAGGACGACACAGTCACCGGGGTCCGCGCCGAGCCGCCGGGCCGCCTCCAGCAGCACATCGGGGGCGGGCTTGCCGTGCGGCACCTCCTCGGCGGACACCACCGTGCGCAGGAAGGCGCCCAGGCCGGTGCCCGTCAGGATCGCCTCGATCGCCTCCGGGGAGGACCCCGACGCGACGGCCATCGGCACACCCTCGGCGGCCAGGAGCTCCACGAACTTGCGCATCTCCGGGTAGACCGGGGTACGCGCGCGGGCGAGTTCCAGATAGCGCTGGTTGAGCTCGGCGAGCAGTTCCCCGGCCGGCGCACTCAGGCCGTAGCGCTCCTTCCAGAGCCGCGTCGCGTCCTGGTTGCCGATGCCGACGTAGGCCTCGTTGTCCGCCCAGGTGAAGTCCAGGACGCCATGCCCGGCCAGGGTCTGCCGGCTCGCCTCGTAGTAGTTCGGCTCGCTGTCCACCAGCGTTCCGTCGAGATCGAAGATGACCGAGAGGCCGCCGAGATCGCTCATGCGCTCCAGCATGCCAAGCGTCAGGCGCGCGCCGCCCGCCCGATCGACTCCACCAGGGGCAGCAGCCGGTGCGGGACGCGCTCGCGCAGCGCCACCTCGGTACGCGTGCGCACGACGCCCGGCAGGCTGATCAGTTTCTGGATGACGTCCTCCAGATGGGCGTTGTCGCGGCCCACCACCCGGGCGAGCAGATCGCCACCGCCCGTGATCGAGAACGCCTCCACGATCTCCGGTACGGCGGCCAGCGCGTCCCCCACGTCGTCCAGGTGGCCCTGAGTGACCTCGATGTGCACGAACGCCAGCACTGGATGACCCAGGGCGGCGGGGGAGAGAGAGGGGCCGGTGCCCGTGATCACGCCGTCCCGCTCGAGTCGGTCGAGCCGGGCCTGGAGCGTGCCGCGGGCTACGCCGAGGATGCGGGCGTACTCGCGCACGCTGGTGCGCGGCTGTTCCAGGAGCAGTCGCAGGATGCGGGTGTCGAGTTCGTCCACGGCCATGATGGACGACTGTACCAATGGCTCAGCGGCCGCATCTGCGCCTGTGCCCTCCGACCTGGTCCGTTGGCTCTGCGCTCGGCGCGACCACAGGCGCGCGGCTGGACCAATGGCGCAGCGATTCGGGACACACTTGAGCCAGTGACGTCGGTGATGCTCTCATGGAGTCGTCGATGGCGCTGCGGACCTCCGCGGCGCCTTTTCCGTGCCGGTGCTCCATCCGGTTTTCATGGGGAGGGCAGTAGTGCTGAAGAGGATGTTCGTGGCTCCGGACCCGGGGCGGGCGCGGTTGCGCTTCGCCGCGCGGGCCGTCCTCGGCATCGGCCTCGCGGTCGTCGTCTGCTTCCTCGCCGGGCACTCCCTCGCCGGCGCGGTCACCGGTGGCCTCGCCGCGCTCCTCGCCCTGTTCACCGTCGCCGACCCGACCGTGCGCGGGCAGGCGGTCACCACCGCGCTGCTGCCCGCCGTGGGTGTGCCGGTGCTCGCCGCCGCGGCCGAGCTGCACGCCGTGCCCGTCGCGCGGGATCTCGTCTTCCTGGCCGTCGTCGGCGCCGGGGTGTACGCGCGCCGCTGGGGGCCGCGCGGGCACAGCCTCGGCGTGTTCGCCTTCATGACCTTCTTCGTGGCCCAGTTCCTGCACGCCACCCCGGCGCAACTGCCCGAGCTGTACGCCGCCGTCCTGCTGTCCGTGCTCAGTGCGGCCCTGGTGCGCTTCGGCGTGTGGTGCTACGAGCGCCGGCTGCCCCCGGCTCCCGTACCGGCCCCGCCCGCCGGGCGCGGTCTGGCCCGGGTGACCACGCGGCAGGCCGTTCAGGCGACCACGGGCGCGGGCTTCGCCCTGGTGGTCGGCCAGCTGGTGTCCGGACAACGCTGGTACTGGGCCGTCGGCGCCACCTGGTGGATCTTCGTGAACACGGCCTCGCGCGGGGAGACCCTGGTACGCGGCTTCCGCCGGGTCCTCGGCACGGTGATCGGCATCGTCCTGGGCTTCCTCGTCGCCGTCCCGGTGGGCGGCGCGCCGGTTCCGACGGCCGTCCTGGTCGCCGTCGCCGTCTTCGGCATCTTCTACACGGCAGCCGTCTCCTACACCTGGATGATGCTCTGCGTCACCCTGCTCGCCGAACTGCTCTACGGCCTCCTCGGGGTCCTGAGCCCCGGTCTGCTCGCGCTGCGTCTCGCCGAGACCGGCGTGGGCGCGCTCGGTGCCGCGCTCGCCGTGCTGTTCGTCCTGCCGGTCACCACCCACACCACCACGGACGCGTGGATCCAGCGTGCCCTGCGCTGCGTCCACGCCTGCACGGCCGAGGCCGCGGCCCGGCTCGCGGGCTCCCCCACGGCGGACCCGGCGCCCCGAGTCGCCGAACTGGAGCAGCTGCTCGGCCGGGTACGGCTGTCGGTGGCCCCGCTGGTGCACCCGCTGAACCCGATGCCGGCCCGCAAGCGGCGCGCCCGCCGGGTCCTGGCGCTCCTCGACGACTGCGCCCGTGAGGTGCGCGGCCTGGTGGCGGTCGCCGCCGATCCCGAGGCCTCGCACGACGCCCGCCTGGCCGCGGCCTGCTGGCGCGTGGAGTCGGCCGTCGAGGCGCTCACCGCGGGTCGGCCGGAGCCCGTCCGCAGCCCCGCCGAGCCGCCCGCCGAGCCCGCCCTCGCCCACCTGCACGGCCTGGAACGCGCTCTTGCCGACCTGGCCGAGCCCCTGCGGGCCCCGACGGGGTCGCGGCTGGTGGGGGCCTGAGGTATCGAGTGGGTGCGGTCGACGGGGCGGCGTGAGGGGCGCTCGGCTGGGGTGCGGCTGCTCGGTCCTGAGCCGTGGGCGTGGGGAGTGGCCGGCGGGGCCTGAGCCCTGGGCTTCGATGTGGGCCTGAGGGTGCTGCTGGTGACACTTCGACCGGGACGTCGCGGGTGTGTGGTGGGAGCCTGAGCCGGGACGTGCCGGAGCTGTGGCGAGGTCGGTCCCGAGCCGGGAAGTTCCGGATCTGTGTGACTTGTTCCTGAGCCGGGACGGGCGAGAGCTGTCTGGCTCAGGCCCGAGCCGGGCCGCTTCGTGGCCTGGCTGTGGGGGCCACCGGACGGGCGCCGGGTCGTGCCCGCGGCAGCGACTCGACCCGGGCAGCATCGGGAGTTGCGTTGACAAGGCCGGAGCCTGGGACATCAGGGACGGGGCTCGTGGGCCTGCGCACGCGGGCCCGAGAGGCACGGACACGCCGGAGGTCCCGACACGGGCCGCGAGGCGATGGCGCGGATCCGCGAGTCGATGGCACGGCCCCCGCGGCAACCGCGGGCCCTGCGCAGTCACAGGGCTCGCAGGGTAATGGCACCGCCCTGCGAGCAATGACACATCCCCTGCGGCAACCGCAGCCTTGCGGATGCGGGCCCGAGAGGCACGGACACGCCAGAGGCGCCGGTACGGGCTCGCGAGGCGATGGCACGGCCCCGGTCGATGGCGCGGACCCGCGAGGCGATGGCACGGCCCCCCGGCAACCGCAGCCTTGCGGATGCGGGCCCGAGAGGCACGGACACGCCAGAGGTGCCGGTACGGGCTCGCGAGGCGATGGCACGGCCCCGGTCGATGGCGCGGACCCGCGAGGCGATGGCATGTACCCCGCGGCAACCGCAGGCCCTGCGCAGTCACACGGCTGGCAGGGTAATGGCACCGCCCTGCGGAGCAATGACACAACCCCGCCAGGAAAAGAACCGCCGACAACCCCCGCCCCTTGGTCTAGACCGGCCATGATCGGCTGCTACCGTCGGCCCCGGACGGGCTCGACCGAGAGGGGACAGCGGTGGCACAGGACGGCAGGCCCGGCAGGCGTCGGGCCTTCATCGGCTCGTTCACGGCGGCGGGCGGCCCCGGACTCGTGACCGCCGAGGTCGCGCCGGACAGCGGCGCGCTCCTCCTCGGCACCGCGCTGTACGACGTACCCGACCCGTCCTACCTGGTCCTGTCGCCGGACGGGGAGATGCTCTACGCGGTCAGCGAGACGGCCGAGGGCGCCGTCGCCGCCTACCGCATCGCAGGCGGCCGGCCGGAACTCGCCGGGCCACCCGTCCGGGTCGACGGCAGCGGACCGACCCACCTCGGCCTGTACGGCGGGCATGTGCTGACCGCCAACTACGGCTGCGGCAGCGTCACCGCCGTCCCCGTGCGTCCGGACGGCTCGCTCGCCGCCAAGCCCTCCGGGCGGCTCCAGCACACCGGCTCCGGCCCGCACGACCGCCGCCAGCGCGGTCC includes:
- a CDS encoding Lrp/AsnC family transcriptional regulator; its protein translation is MAVDELDTRILRLLLEQPRTSVREYARILGVARGTLQARLDRLERDGVITGTGPSLSPAALGHPVLAFVHIEVTQGHLDDVGDALAAVPEIVEAFSITGGGDLLARVVGRDNAHLEDVIQKLISLPGVVRTRTEVALRERVPHRLLPLVESIGRAARA
- a CDS encoding HAD family hydrolase, with product MSDLGGLSVIFDLDGTLVDSEPNYYEASRQTLAGHGVLDFTWADNEAYVGIGNQDATRLWKERYGLSAPAGELLAELNQRYLELARARTPVYPEMRKFVELLAAEGVPMAVASGSSPEAIEAILTGTGLGAFLRTVVSAEEVPHGKPAPDVLLEAARRLGADPGDCVVLEDAAPGAAAAHAAGMRCIAVPYVAAQADLPEFATASLLLRGGQTEFTAQSAYAWLRATALTA
- a CDS encoding FUSC family protein, with amino-acid sequence MLKRMFVAPDPGRARLRFAARAVLGIGLAVVVCFLAGHSLAGAVTGGLAALLALFTVADPTVRGQAVTTALLPAVGVPVLAAAAELHAVPVARDLVFLAVVGAGVYARRWGPRGHSLGVFAFMTFFVAQFLHATPAQLPELYAAVLLSVLSAALVRFGVWCYERRLPPAPVPAPPAGRGLARVTTRQAVQATTGAGFALVVGQLVSGQRWYWAVGATWWIFVNTASRGETLVRGFRRVLGTVIGIVLGFLVAVPVGGAPVPTAVLVAVAVFGIFYTAAVSYTWMMLCVTLLAELLYGLLGVLSPGLLALRLAETGVGALGAALAVLFVLPVTTHTTTDAWIQRALRCVHACTAEAAARLAGSPTADPAPRVAELEQLLGRVRLSVAPLVHPLNPMPARKRRARRVLALLDDCAREVRGLVAVAADPEASHDARLAAACWRVESAVEALTAGRPEPVRSPAEPPAEPALAHLHGLERALADLAEPLRAPTGSRLVGA
- a CDS encoding MFS transporter translates to MTTDRAGPAPHDRRWQALAVCLTAAFMTLLDTSIVNVALPSVEHGLGASPAELSWVMSGYALTLGLTLVPAGRLGDMRGRRQTFLTGLALFTLASAACGLSTGAAWLVLFRLVQGASAGLIAPQTSALIQQMFQGAERARAFGMMGSTIGISTAVGPLAGGLLIQAVGGPDAWRWVFYVNLPIGAAAFCAALRLLPRSPRSPGRREYFDVPGVVLLGSGVLALLLPLVQEQQWQGRLKWALLPVGAGLLAAFWAWERRQGRRDRAPLVDLRLFSLRSFSLGVLLSLVYFGGFTTLFFVYTLFLQNGMGYGALAAGLSSMPFAAGSAAGAAVGGRLVVRFGRRLVIAGLCTVAAGMLGVVAAVHWVPGRGVAWAAAVPLLLAGIGSGLTISPNTTLTLSLVPVRRGGAAGGVLQTAQRIGSAAGVAVVGSVYFARLATHGSPATALQYGLLTSVGIILLALCLAFADLRERRAHAQPQQPRETARERV